In Populus alba chromosome 1, ASM523922v2, whole genome shotgun sequence, a single window of DNA contains:
- the LOC118055371 gene encoding WAT1-related protein At5g64700 — protein MGEKKPYLAVLLVQSIYGGMFMLSKAAFNGGMNNYVFVFYRQAAATLFLAPFAFYFEWKNRPPLSFVTFCKIFFLALFGISFCLDIFGIGIVYATATLAAAISNCLPVITFFLALLLRMEVLKFKTVSGIAKIAGIVACIAGATTLALYKGPHFNLLCLQHLSGSPNSQGIISHIPSSQTRIKGCFLLFLSNILWGLWLVLQVRVLKNYPSKLLFITLQCFLSTIQLFAIAVAAERDPHEWELGWNVRLLAVAYCGVVVTGVTFYLQAWVIEKKGPVFLAMSTPFTLVFTMIFSSILLCEIITLGSVLGGLMLVGGLYSVLWGKRKEEKMNDENSLKAEADTECLELKQAVQAETKGPLLV, from the exons ATGGGTGAAAAGAAGCCTTATTTGGCTGTGCTTTTAGTGCAATCAATCTATGGTGGCATGTTCATGCTCTCAAAGGCTGCTTTCAATGGTGGTATGAACAACTATGTGTTTGTCTTCTACAGACAGGCTGCGGCAACTCTTTTCTTAGCCCCTTTTGCCTTCTATTTCGAATG gaaaaatagACCACCACTATCGTTTGTTACCTTCTGCAAGATTTTCTTCCTCGCTCTATTTGG AATTAGTTTCTGCTTGGATATATTTGGTATTGGCATCGTCTATGCAACGGCGACATTGGCTGCTGCAATTTCAAACTGCCTTCCTGTCATCACTTTCTTCTTGGCACTTCTACTCAG GATGGAGGTGTTGAAATTTAAGACGGTGTCAGGGATTGCCAAGATTGCAGGGATAGTAGCATGTATAGCTGGCGCAACAACCCTGGCCTTATACAAGGGCCCTCACTTTAATCTTTTGTGCCTTCAGCATCTCTCTGGGAGCCCTAACAGCCAAGGAATTATTAGTCATATTCCTTCTAGCCAAACCAGGATAAAGGGTTGCTTCCTCTTGTTCTTGTCCAATATTTTATGGGGCTTATGGCTAGTGTTGCag GtaagagttttgaaaaattacccATCAAAGCTTCTATTCATAACTCTTCAGTGCTTTCTAAGCACAATTCAGCTATTTGCCATTGCCGTCGCCGCTGAAAGAGATCCTCATGAGTGGGAGCTGGGCTGGAACGTCAGACTTCTTGCTGTAGCTTACTGT GGAGTTGTCGTGACTGGTGTTACATTTTACTTGCAAGCATGGGTTATAGAGAAGAAAGGGCCAGTTTTCTTGGCCATGTCAACTCCATTCACTTTGGTCTTtacaatgattttttcttctattctccTATGCGAGATCATCACTCTGGGAAG TGTTTTGGGTGGGCTCATGCTGGTCGGAGGACTTTATAGTGTTCTatggggaaaaagaaaagaagagaaaatgaatGATGAGAACAGTTTAAAAGCTGAAGCTGACACAGAATGCTTGGAGTTGAAACAGGCAGTGCAAGCGGAAACAAAGGGCCCATTGTTAGTGTAA